The Petrotoga sibirica DSM 13575 nucleotide sequence GGGCAGAGGTTTAATGGAGGTGTGTTTTTTATGTTTACGATCCGATCAGAATACGAACCTCAAGGAGATCAACCAAAGGCAATAGAAGAACTCTCTTCTGGAATCAATAAAAATTATAGATTTCAAACTTTATTAGGTGTAACAGGATCTGGTAAAACCTACACAATGGCTAATATTATTGCAAAAGTGAATAGACCAACTTTAGTGCTCTCTCCGAATAAAATCTTAGCCGTTCAACTATATAACGAATTCAAGGAGTTTTTTCCAGAAAATAGAGTAGAATTTTTTATAAGTTATTACGATTACTACCAACCAGAAGCTTACATCCCTTCTCGAGACATATACATAGAAAAAAATGCAGACATAAACGATATTTTAGTCAAAATGAGGCTTTCGACGTTAAAATCAGTTTTAACAAGAAGAGACGTAATCGTAGTTTCCAGTGTCTCAGCTATTTATGCCTCGGGAAACCCTGATGACTTTTCAAACATAAACCTTTATTTGCGAGTGAATGAAGAGTATTCTAGAAGAGAAATCCTTGTTAAACTTGGGAAAATGCAATACACAAGGCAAGAAAAAGATTTTCTCGGTGGGACGTTTAGATGGAAAGGTGATGTTTTAGAAATATTCCCTCCTTACGAAGATTTTGGAATAAGAGTAACTTTTTTTGATAACGAAGTTGAACAGATCGAAGCCATAGACGTACTCAACAGAACTATAATAGAAGAATTTGACAAAATTACTATTTATCCAGCGAAAGAATTTGTAACCAGTCAGGAAAAGATTTTTTCGGCTATTGAAAGAATAAATGCCGATCTGCAAACCCAAATAGAATATTTTAAAAGGGAAGGAAAACTTTTAGAAGCTCAAAGAATAGAACAAAGGGTAAGACAAGATATAGAATTCCTTCAAACATTAGGATACTGTAAAGGGATAGAAAATTATTCAAGGTATTTCGATGGAAGAAATCCCGGAGACCCTCCGTGGACTCTTTTGAATTACTTCGACGATGATTTTATTGCCTTTAT carries:
- the uvrB gene encoding excinuclease ABC subunit UvrB, encoding MFTIRSEYEPQGDQPKAIEELSSGINKNYRFQTLLGVTGSGKTYTMANIIAKVNRPTLVLSPNKILAVQLYNEFKEFFPENRVEFFISYYDYYQPEAYIPSRDIYIEKNADINDILVKMRLSTLKSVLTRRDVIVVSSVSAIYASGNPDDFSNINLYLRVNEEYSRREILVKLGKMQYTRQEKDFLGGTFRWKGDVLEIFPPYEDFGIRVTFFDNEVEQIEAIDVLNRTIIEEFDKITIYPAKEFVTSQEKIFSAIERINADLQTQIEYFKREGKLLEAQRIEQRVRQDIEFLQTLGYCKGIENYSRYFDGRNPGDPPWTLLNYFDDDFIAFIDESHIAVPQLRAMFRGDYARKKNLVDYGFRLPSALDNRPLRFEEFLERTNQIIFVSATPGPFEMEVSDQIVEQIIRPTGLVDPKVEVKSTEGQVDDFISEVKEVVERGERALAVVLTKKDAEILSDHLNLMGIKSLYLHSELDTIERSEVVKKLRNGEIEVVVGVNLLREGLDLPEVSLVAIMDADREGFLRSETTLIQTIGRAARNVQGKVLLYADRITEAMKTAIDETNRRREIQIQYNKENNIIPRSIIKKLPEDIFAPFKDNEVKEEDYIFTVQENLSPDDYLALLEEKMYEAASELKYEEAARYRDEIKRIKRKYNIKQN